In Parasegetibacter sp. NRK P23, the genomic stretch GCTGCGTGACCAGCCTTTTTTAGGATCGCTCGATTCCATGCGCTGCACATACAATGACCTGTTGCGGTTGGCATCGGGATAGCCCGGATCCACCAGGTGATCGATGAAAGAAGTGATCACAATGAGGATCGTGAGGGTGAAGCTGATACCGAACAGGCTGATAAAAGTGAAGAATTTCCGCCGCTTCAATACGGCGATGGCTATTTTAAAATAATTGGATAACATGGCTTTGGATTGAATGGGATAAGTTATTGCACCTGTGCGCCGTCGAACAACCTTACGAGGCGGTGTGTTTTCCGGGCCATATTTTCGTCGTGGGTCACCATCACAATGGTGGTACCTTCCTGTTTGTTCAGGTGCAGCAATATGTCCATCACTTCGTTGCCCATTACACTGTCGAGGTTACCGGTGGGCTCATCCGCGAGGATGATCTGCGGTTTGCCCACGATGGCGCGGGCGATGGCGACACGTTGCTTTTGTCCGCCGGAGAGCTGGGTCGGGAAATGTTTCATCCTGTTGCTCAGTCCCACTTTGGCGAGCGCTTCTTCAGCCAGAGATTTCCGTTCGGCGGCGGAGGTTTTGCGGTACAACAAGGGAAGTTCCACGTTATCGAGTACGCGCAGGTCGTTGATGAGGTGGTAACTCTGGAAGATGAAACCGATCTTCCGGTTCCTGAAATGCGCAAGTTGTTTGTCGGGCAACTGGTGCGCGGTTTCATTATCAATCACAATTTCGCCACCGGAAGGCTTGTCGAGCAGTCCCATGATATTGAGCAGCGTACTCTTTCCGCAACCGGATGGCCCCATAATGGAGAGAAACTCCCCTTTGCGCACTTCGAGGTGAATGTTACTGAGCGCCTGTGTTTCAACCGTATCGGTACGGTACACTTTTTCTATGTTGTTCAACCTGATCATTGGTGTGTATTTAATGATGGATAACTGATTTTTTCCTGTTTACTGAAATCGTACAGCGAGAGGAACCTGAGTTCGTAATACACGCCCCAGAAGTTGGCCATCGCTGTAATATAATCTCTTTTTGCCTGGTCCTTTTCCTGGAAAGCAATGCTGAGGTCGGTGATGCTCATGTTACCGAGCGCGTACCTGTTGTTGGCGATGAGGTATTTTTCGGAGGCGATGCTGTCGGCCATCCCGCTGAGCACCACC encodes the following:
- a CDS encoding ABC transporter ATP-binding protein produces the protein MIRLNNIEKVYRTDTVETQALSNIHLEVRKGEFLSIMGPSGCGKSTLLNIMGLLDKPSGGEIVIDNETAHQLPDKQLAHFRNRKIGFIFQSYHLINDLRVLDNVELPLLYRKTSAAERKSLAEEALAKVGLSNRMKHFPTQLSGGQKQRVAIARAIVGKPQIILADEPTGNLDSVMGNEVMDILLHLNKQEGTTIVMVTHDENMARKTHRLVRLFDGAQVQ